Genomic segment of Aquarana catesbeiana isolate 2022-GZ linkage group LG02, ASM4218655v1, whole genome shotgun sequence:
actgggggggagaacctctgggggaatcaaggatggaaaaggacctgggggtcctagtagatgacagaccaAGCTgctgcaaagcaaacagaatattggcatgcattaaaaggggattaactcaagagataaaacaataattctcccactctgtaagactctggtccagccgcacctggagtatgctgtccagttctgggcaccagtcctcaggaaggatgtactggaaatggagcacatacaaagaagggcaacaaaactaataaagggtctggaggatattagttatgaagaaatgcagcactgaacttattctctctggagaagagaccatTCAGAGGAGATatgttcaatttacaaatactatactggtgacccaacaatagggataaaacttttccgcaaaaggaagtttaataagacacatcgccactcattaaaattagaagaaaagaggtttaaccttaaactacttagagggttctttactgtaagagtggcaaggatgtggaattcccttccacaggcggtgatttcagtggggggcatcaatagtttcaaaaaactattagataagcacctgaatgaccacaacatacagggatatacaatgtgatactgacatataatcacacacataggttggactccatggacatgtgtctttttttcaacctcacctactatgtactatgtaaacCAAACCAGTGTCTACCACTGTACTGTATATTCATCTCCACTTCAAGTCAAACCACTTTCTcccattatactgtatataaatatccaCTGCAAGCCAAACCAGACTCTCCTACTGTACTGTATATTAATCTCCACTGCAAGTCAAACCAGTGCCCAACACTGTACTGTATATTCATCTCCACTGCAAGTCAAACCACTTTCTCccactatactgtatataaatatccaCTGCAAGCCAAACCAGTCTCTCCTACTGTACTGTATATTAATCTCCACTGCAAGTCAAACCAGTCTTTCCCACTGTACTGTATAATAATCTTTACTGCAAACCAAACCAGTCTCTGCCACTGTACTGTAAATTAATATCCACTGCAAGTAAAACCAGTCTTtcccactgtaatatatattcaTCTTCACTGCAAACCAAACCATTCTCTACCACTGTACTGTATATTAAACTGTCCTGCAAGTCATACCAGGGTACCACTGTACTGTACATTAATCTTCACTGCAAACCAAACCAGTCTCTACCACTGTACTGTATATTAATTTCCGCTGCAAGGCAAACCAGTCTCTACCACTGTACTGTATTAACCTTCACTGCAAACCAAATCAGTCTCTACCACTGTTCTGTATATTATTCTCCACTGCAAACCAAACCAGTCTCTTCCACTGTACTGTATATTAAACTGTCCTGCAAGTCATATCAGCGTCTAGCACTGTACTGTATATTATTCTTCACTGCAAACCAAACCAGTCTCTACCACTGTACTGTATATTAATCTTCACTGCAAGTCAAACCAATCTCTACCACTGTACTGTACATTTATTTCTGCTGCAGGTCAAACCAGTGTCTACCACTGTACTGTATATTAATCTCCGCTGCAAGTCAATCCGGTCTATATTAAACTGTACTGCGTCTAAGTCACATCAACCTTTTCCACTGTACTGCATCTTCATTTCCACTGCAAGTCACATCATCAATCTCTTttacagtgctgcatattaatctTTACCAACCACTGCCTTACATATTAGTATCTACTGCAAGTCAAAGCAGTCTCTACTATACTGCGTACCAATATCTCCAACCACATCATGGTTTTCCACTGTACTGCATATTCATCTCTACTGAAAGTATTATCAGTCTCTATCAGTACTGAATATTTATCTGTACTGGAAGTATTATCAGGCTACTGCATATTTATATACTGAAAGTACTATCAGTCCTTACCACTGTACTGTATATTAATTCATTCTGCATCACCAGTTGCTACACCACCCCACCTAAACTCTTCTCTGCATGTCAGTCTCTCTACTGCAGCGCACATCTCTTATTTCGCAGTGCATGCCGGTCTCTGCTGTGGTGAAAACGGTCTGTTATATCTCACTGCATGCAGGTCTCTCTACTGTAGTGCATGTGGTCTCTTCTATCGCAATGCATGTTTACCTTTCATGCTTTCTTCTGTCACACTGCATGTCGGtctctctattttttttgtttgcactgcATTATGACCTTTTCACCCCACTGGACATCATTACCTTCTATTGCACTGCACATTGGCCCCTTTTATGCCACTGCAAATAAATCCTATACACTGACCTGCCACCAGTCTATTCTATTGCATGGATATAAGCCATTCATTCCTTAAACATTTGCCTCTACTACTACCTACTGATTTTTCAACATATGCACAGAAGCCCCATGTACTACAGGGCAGAGGCGTTCCCAGGGTCCTCAAAGATCTGGGGCACCTCTGAGGCTGTAGACATCAGCCCCAGACCAGAAAAATACAGTACCTATAAGAACACCCCAAATCACCTCGCAATGTCACTGTTCAACCGCACCTAATGCTTGGGCATGCTTTTGACTGGTATTGTAAAGAAAATAACCTCGCACAGTCAGACCTGTTGTTTCAGAAATATATTGGCAATTGCCAAAATAGAACCATGTTCCAAAAGTGTATTGTGCATAGAATGCAACATCTCCCTGTTCATCAGTTGTCATAAATTGTGTAAATTTGCAATGTACAGGTCATTGTAGGTATCTAGTCATCCTTGTTCAGTGCCAAATTCTTATATTTACTAAATGTACAGTTTTTTAGGCGTTGTGGGGGGAAATTCAGTAATTAGTTGAGATGTGAAAATGGATATACAAGATAACTTAAGGTCGATCTAGGCTCATTTTTGGGGTTGACCCCCAACAATTACTGCAAAGGAGATCTGGGGCACCGAGTAAAAGTGGGGGAGCATGTGTCCTGGGTGTCAGGGTCTAGCAACGCCTCTGCTGCAGGGTGTGCCATTCGTTTCATGACTTGCGCAGAATGAACAAGGTGTTTTTTACAAATCTGTCCACAAAATCTGAGCTTCAAATAAATCTCACAAAATATCCGCATTACCCCCACGCTATAATCAGCACTGTATTACACCGCAGTGTTGGCCGGCATCTTCTGTTGCTCGGATCCTCTATCAGTCTGTTCTGCTGCACAGTCTGCACTTGCTCCAACCGATCATTTCCAGACTTGCTTAATTGCTTCTCATTTAGGTTAATTGGAAATTGTTTAATTGTGCTGTAACCATTAGCAACCCATATTAATGTCattaatatgttcctaaaacatAGAAGAGAATTTTTAAATTATAGGGAGATAAGACGGCACTCGAAGGGATCGAAATGTAATGTGATAAAGTGCCAAGTACtagaatatgtgtgtgtgtatatgtatgtatatgtatatatatatatatatatatatatatatatatatatatatatatatatatatatatatatatagtcaaataAATGGTAactatgtgttatatatatataacacaaagTTACATTTATATGACTATACTGATAATAAAATCTATCAGTTCATTCCAGTAATATGGCCACACTTTGCAGTGTCTGCACTCCTTAACTCCTTAAATAAGCAAATAACATAACATGAAATACAATTTTAGTATGGGGTGGGGGAGATACGGATATTTTGTGAGATTTATTTTAAGCTCAGATTTTGTGGACAGATTTGTAATAAACACCTTGTTCATTCTGCTATTGATTCTACAAAGAATATAACTAATAAGCTGCTCCTATTTGCACCAAGCACAAACGCCCCAAACAAACAGCATAGCACCAAGCCCAGTGTATCCTGGTATATTCATAGATGCCTAATCCCAGTGTTGTAAATGTAAGCAGGGAGCATAGATTGTGGGGATCGGGCTCCAGTCTCATAGATGGCCAGCAGATGACTGTGGTAAAAGTTTCTTGTGACAGTGTGAAGCAGCGTTCATTAGTATTCATGACATAGAATAGCGTTGTGGTGTTTCTCTTGCTCGGCGGATCAATATCGGATCAGCATGCGCTAGCAATGAGCTGTGGAGTGTGGACACTGCATGGGGCTGACCTTTTCCTACTCTCTCCCTACAGGTCACCCACTCTGCACCAGCCTTCAGCAGAACACAACAACTTCCGCCAATGGAGCTTGACACTAAGCCAAGTAGGAAAATTAATTTAAGAAGATTTATTGTGAAGTAGGTAACTCAGAGATGACCCATCCAAAACTTCCTAACAGCCCTGGGTTCACGGATATATGCTCTCCTCAAAGACAGATCGGTTGTGTTTTCTGGAATCAGATCTGGGTCTGAATGCCATAATTAGCCTTCAGTTgggtttattcatcttgacagtaTGGTAGAGttagcagaaaagaaaaaaaatcctgaaatGTGCAAACCTGCACGTGTGGTGTAGAATATCATCTAACATAATTACTTTACCGTGGAATGATATCTGGGGGGAGAGAAACATAGCTCAGTACCTCTATGGGAGGTTGGCATGGAACACACTGTGCAATGCATGGGTTAATACGCTATTTATTTTATTGCCTCTAAACATCCCTTTATGCAGAATACATTACACTGGCGTTCAATCAGGATCCACTAACTTTCACCGATAAATAATGCGTGCTGGCCACACTTGTGTCAAAATGTGGGTGCACACGAATGAAATAATTCCATTAGGAACTCAGAATAGAGGTGTGTACATGAGAGAGAGTAAGTTGTAACGTGTCCTATTCAAATATTGGTTGTGTAAAGCCATAATTGTATTGTTGCGTAGGTTCTTATGATTTATTTACAGCTTTTTGTATATGTAGGCATGTATATATAATTTAGAGCCATATATAAAACATAACGCTTCAGATCTTGTTGTTCTTGTAAAATATACATGGCAGTAGTCTCTAAACTTGGCTCTGCAGGAGCTGCAGGTTACTGACCACTCTCAGCAGGCCACTGCAATGTGGAGGGCTTTCAATTATTAATAGAAGAAAAAGGGGATAGCTGTTGATACTTCTGATCTTCCAGTAATATTGGAATAACATGAGTGTGGATGGTGAGGTATGCAGAACTATCGTACACTAATGCTCTGCCCTGTGCTTTATGGACTCTCACACTCCTTAGAGCAGAATATCATTTTGTTACAATATGACATTCATTTACCGAGCGAAATGAATACCTGATACTTTCTGGGTGCATTGGTTACACTACTATAAGGAAAAGAGGAGCCTGCTTGTCAGTCTGTAAATAGGCGACTATTGTCTTATATACGTGTTGTCTAAGAAAAACAGCTGCGTCTTTGTCAGAGCATTTTATAACATTGGGGAGAAGATTCGGCGCTTTTCTTAAATTGCGATTTATTTGGCATATAAGCTTTATAGACATGCCTCACCTTGGTTGTCCATGGATAGAATAATACATTTTCTAGAATTCTAAAGGTCACAAATAGAAGGAGGAAGCAGGCAAAATAGATTTTGTTTTACAGGGACTGTAGCTGATTGAAGCAGTAAAGTCTGTGTACAGATTAGGGCTCCACCACAAACTGCTTGATGCAATTTGGGGGACTTGGTATAGAAATCTATCTATCTAGACAGAACATTTTGCACATTGGCATACAAAGTAACTTTCTATCTCAtcggaaaaaatgtttaaaaaaaaatgctattgcttTGCTTAGATTATCTATCGCATTTCATGGGCATGCCCCTGTGTCACTGAAACATTTTCAATCATTCCATGTGATAGCAGCGTTAGGATTTAGAGGAGGCATAAATGTCAAGTTCAAGGTCACGGTCAGTCTGGCTGTGACATAGGCTCCTGCTGAAAGTCAAGTTGTAATACACCACCCCAGGTATATAAAGTCTACATACACAGAGAACCGTCTCCTGATTCATGCTGGGTGctactttgggttttttttttcttttcatgtttgTACATACAGCAGTGGGTTCGGTGATCGATTTAGTTGTATTAGGAACATAACTCTACAGCTTTTGTCTTTCAGAAAAATGTACAAATTCGAAAAGAAATTTGTATACAAAAGGAAGTGTatgtttaaaatataaaaacatgaaaTTAGTCCATGCTACTGATTGGGTTACGTTTTGATCACCTAAATCATAGCATATGGGAAACCTTGTGTACAAACGCTTTATccaatttgtatttttttgcatcATTCTAGAAGGATGGTCTGCAGATTGATCATATAGGGTCAGCTCTCTGCATCCTTATACAAATGTTGCATagccctttttcccccccttttgaTCGGCCTTCCCTTGGGGACTTATATGTAATAATGCATCAGATTGGTGAGCTTCACACATCAGGCAGATTAATGTAGAGGACCAGGCAGGATCTTTTGGATGGGATTTCTGCCTTCTACACTAGTCCGACCCAGCCATACTGCTAAGAACAGGAGCTCGCTTCTCTCCCTCTCATAGCAAGACTTGTAATGTTTTATCCGCTACAAACCCAGAAGCCtatgaggatttttttttaacacgtttTGTTCACTAAATAGCTATGACAATGTACTGCTGTATCGTTTCAATTTCTGATTGTCGCCTAATTAATGGGAATTGCGTCCACCTTCAGCACAGAATGCGAGAGCATTAAACTATTTCCTTAAATAGCATATTTTACAGCcttttatattaaaatatatacgTCAGGCAGTGAAAATGACTATGTTTTCCTGCTAATGTATTTTATAACCCACGTCTCTCTCCAATCTCTGGAATCCTTTGATTTGTTAGAATATAGCAGATGATGACAATGCTTGTAAACTCAAATTTTTACACCCTGGACACAGACGGAATAATACATGCAGTTTCAACACAATTTATTATAGGTCTGTATGCATTTACTCTCAAAACAAGTCACAGAAAGGATGAAACCActttaaataagaaagaaaaaaaaaatctgagaacaATTTATGCTCACAATTGTACATATTTATAATTAAGAAACATTCTTTATAAATAGTGTTTCCTCTGTAGCAAGTTAATGCCATAATTTAATTACAAATGGATAAATATGGTAAGGACTATGTACAGGAGAAAGGACTGCACAACGTTGAATCCCCCCTTCCCCACGGGTCTCTCAAACAGTCACCACCAACAAACTGAACTGGAGAAAGCACAGAAAACGTCACGTGAAACAGAAAATGACATTCACAAGCCTGTGTATAAAGGGGACTGCCTTCTGGAACTCCAAAAAACACAGGAGAAACTTTGGCACGGAGTTTTATTATTTCCCAGTCCAGTTGCATGAACATTTACAATCATGtttcttctagaaaaaaaaaaaaaagacacaataccAATAGCACGACACACAAaggaatatacaaaaataaaaactagGGGGAAAACCCCTCCTTCGCTGTATTTGTAGACTGATGAATTAAAAGTCCTGCACTTGTTATGTGAAGCTGTATATACAACCGGATAAAACCGCTATACAACAAGTAGATTAAAATGTCCTCTTCATCTCAACCAAGAGAAGTGAACTATGTACAGTGTAAGATGGGTAGAAATGGAGGGGGTGGGCAGAGTAAAATCATTTGCTCTTCTTTGGGGTAGAAGGATGGGAGAATAAATAGATTCTTATCgggtacacacatacacactctcGCTCTCATTTTTGATAGGATTGTGCAGTTTAATCCTTCCCAGGAATGTCCACTTGGTCGTGTTAGAACGGTAGCTGGTGAATGTGGAGTGCTGTATTGTCTCTGGTGGCCTCCAAAATGTCCCACTAGAGCCAGCGGTGGCCCCTACACATACCATTCATTGAAATTTGAGGACAGGGGCCCCGCGGCGCCGCTGGCTACACTGTGCACTGCAGACACTGCGGCCCCCGCGGGGGACAGGTTGGTACTTTGTGTCTCTGTGTTGGGTGACACCAGGCCTGGGGGAGTAGAAGACTCATAGCCGGAGCTGGCAGCTGGAGACGACTCTGAACCTTGAGGGGAAGACTCGTGCACCTAGAAGAGAAGAGAATAGAAGCCTGTGAATGTGGGTTCAGAAAAATGCCATAACAACAAGGAAATCATGTCTTTACCGATGAATCAGAATAGGAGACAATATTAGCCATTAATGGATGTAGCATTTGGAGTAAAAACTGTTAGGATTAGCAGAATTATCCAGGCCAGCGTGCTGGTGGATGAGGCAGGCCCTTACCTTCATGTGTTTCCGCAGAGAACTGGGGTGAGTGTACGATTTGTCGCACATCTTGCACAGGTAGGGCTTATCCGAAGTGTGAACGTGCATGTGCTTCTTTCTGTCACTGCTGTTCGCGAATCTTCTGTCACAGCCTTCAAATTCACATTGGAAAGGCTTCTCCCCTGGAAATAGACAATTCAGTCATTATACACACGTCCACACCACTGCCATAAACGAAGGCTACATTACAATCCAGCTTGTTGAAACCAAAGCACACAGATGTAAATACCGCAGGCTCATTTCCTCAGTTTAGTAAACCATGCAAGTTGAATTCAAGGTCGAATTCCCTTCCCCATCAGTTTGGAAATAGATGCTAATTGTTGATTCATTTGCAAACAGTTTAGGAGGAGATTGTTCTACTGATGCTCCCAGGTGGGGTAAACAAGCGCCTTGTAAAGGGCTAAACATATTTAAAATGCTTTCATTTGATTTTCACAGCCAGTCCCTTCCCCCTCTCACTACATATCCAAATGTTATGTTGTTTGGAGCAATTTAGAGGTGTGATAACTCAAATATCCTCCATTTGGAGGGAATCCACTTAGCATTAAATTCCATTAGCACCTAAATTGTTTTAAGCGACATCTGTTCAGATACTACGAGTTTAAAATGTAGACTTTCCATGCTAAGAAATGCCCTTTATTTTAAACCTTGTTAAATCTTGTCTCACACCTACAATCAATCCCAACACATCGGCCTCACATGTCTTTTTATTTTCCTAATAGTAAAATGTTTACAGACACTCTGCCCGAAAAAAGGTGTGACATCGGCTTTCGAAATTCATGCAAAAATAAACTCGATAGAGAATTCCTGAAAATAGCATCGATATTTAGAAAAATTCCACCAAGGCAAAGTTagcattcatataaaaaaaaaaaaaaaaaaaaaaagattatctctttatatatattatatatctctatctatctatctatctatatatatatatatatatataatataataataataataataatatgtatatgCACACaccataatataatatatacacacacaacccaAAATAAATAGTAATATAACAATAgcaatattattatcattaataataatagaAGACCCCTGTAATATACACGACTACTAATAAAACTGGATATAGGAAACCTATTATTTTCACTAGTGTGGATATAAGATCTTGTCATTCACGTGGTAAACCGATAATAAAGAAATAGTTAACATTAGGTCGTTCCCACATAAGGAATCAGCGAAATATTACACCGAAACTGCAGGAATTATTATTATAAAAACGAAAGGTTGGCAATCCCAGAGTAAGCATCTGAATGATCCTCAGGAAAGCCATCATGGCAGGTAGGATTAAGCCGTGAATTTTGGAATAATATCTAAGCGAAGATCATCCTAAGCAGCGATGTTCGTTTAGGGTGTCAGATCGGCCACATATACAGTAGAAATGTGTtaatattttgattattttttaggTTAAGTGAATTGTAAGTAAAGAGGTTTTTTGAGGGCACCTACCTGTATGAGTCCTTTTGTGGATTTTAAGGTTTTCTGATCGGGCAAAGACCTTGCCACATCCAGGGAAGGGGCATGGGaaaggcttctccccagtgtgaactCTGATGTGGTTGACCAGTTTGTATTTGGCTTTGAATGGTTTTCCCTCCCTGGGACATTCCTCCCAGAAGCAGATGTGGTTGCTCTGCTCGGGGCCCCCGACATGTTCCACAGACACATGGGTGACCAGCTCGTGCATGGTGCTAAAAGTCTTATTGCAGCCTTTCTTGGGGTTGCTGAGTTGTTCGGGTTCAACCCACTTGCAGATGAGCTCCTGCTTGATGCATTGTTGTCTCATGTACCTGAAGAAAGCCCccgggtggtggtggtgatgatggtggtgTGCAGCCATGTTCATGCCCATGTTCATTGGGCCATACTGGTTGTGCAGTTGTGCAGCAGTGTAGGGGTCCCCTCTGGGGCTGGACACCTGGCGGTACTGGTCCGTCCTTCCGAACACCTCTCCGGGCAGACCCAGTCTCATTTGTCCACCGAGAGCGTTCTGGGAAGCTGCGGCATGCTGCTCATGGATCCCAGGGAATAGCAGGTGGCTCTGTGGGTGCTCCCCATGTGATAGCTGGTGATGGTGGGGGTGATGGTGCAGGCTGCCTGCTGGGGGCCCAAATAAGCCATGCTGGCCCCCTCCTGCAGCGGCAGCCCCCTCTGCAAAGCCTCTCCCGCGGAATATGAAGTCTCGGGGGCTGTTGAATGCGGCGCCCGTGTAGGCGGCATGCGGAGCCAGGGCAGACGTGGGGTACCCCGCCTGGGAAGTGAAGGCTGAGCTTTGCCCCGGCGGGGACAAATCATGAGGTCCACTGCTCCCTGCCACCCCAGCCGAGCCGGCTCCACCTCCACTGCTTCCACCGTTGCCCCCTCCAGAGCCCCCCGCAGGGTTCAGCTTGAAAGCCCCCATGTGCGCCGGTTCCACGAAGCTGTTCTGAGCCAGGCTCAGCTCCCTCTCCTGCATCTCTGCGGCGGCCGCCGCCGCTGCCGCCACCGCGGCgtgatggtggtgatgatggtggtgatgCCGGGCAAAGGTGCCCACACCCAGGGCCGGGAACTGAGGGCCAGCGTCCAGCAACATCTCCCACAGTCTGTAGGGGGGAGGGTGTCAGTCACCTGTCTTAGATCAGGACGATAGAGACTTTACAAAGGAGATCAGATACAGCCGAACAATCAAATGTATATTATCCAAGGAGAGCTTCACCACCAGATCACAGGAGCCTGTCCATGGCCAATGTCCTGAGCTCAATGCAATGGGATCATTATCATTCCAAATGGCCCTCCTCAGTCGGGGAAGTCGGCTCAGATTCCCCCCAGATGAACGATCGGGCGGCagatgctcctctctctcctcttcttctttctttaaGTTGCTGCTCTGGGTGGTGGGAGGAGGGCTGTCAGAGGAGGAGGGGTCctaagaggagggggagggggcacaaCACAAACAAGCAGAAAAGAAAAGTGATAGCACACAACGTGGAGGGAGCAGCTCACAAGCCAGCCAAGCAATGCACGGGAATCGGCCGATCCTCAGCTACTCATTGTCCGAACAACACTTTTCCTCCTTCCCGTCGCTTTTGTTTGCTTTTCTATTCAGTAGATGTAGTTAGTGTGGGGCTTTTGTTGTGCTGGCGGCTCTATGttttgtgtagtgttttttttttttttatagttgtttTTCCCCCCGATGACACCCCCTCCTCTGCTGTCTGCTCTACCCTCTTACTGGACTGCCGACCGCACTCACCACCGCCCCTCTTTAACAGCTGCCCGGCCAGGCTCTGCCCGCTCTCCTATTGGCTGTACACACTGGAGACATGTTTGGAGCTCTTCCCAAATCTCCTGCCAATCACAAGCTCCGCCCCTCCCACCCCTCTGGCTGCAGCTCTGGGCACATGAAGCTCTCCATCGATTTCCTAGCTTTTATCTCCCTGTCATAGAAAAAAAAGGGCTCCACGCAAAAACAAATCCACAGTTCATTCATTTCCTGGTGACACCCTAGACGGTTAGCAGGCAATACAAATCATGAATTGTATAGAGATTGGGGGCCAATTGGAACATCATATTGCTAAATCTTTCCAAAATTGTATTATGTGTTCAACGAAAGAGGACCGTGAGATCGTTTAATAGCACATATCGTCCTGTAAATGGAATATGAATAAACTGTAAGGTGTATCAAACGTATTCAACTCAGAAAATTGGGAATTTGAGTTGGTACATAGTGCTGAATATTCTTTCCATGTAATATTTCCAACAGGCAGCATTGTCATATTTGTAGATTAAGTGTATGAGGTCCATTGACCAGCCTCTATGTTCTGGTGTGTAAATATACATATATTCCTCGTTTATAAATTCCATTCATAGCACACACCTATGTGCAGCCCAACAGTCACTAGAATACCTATTTATATGGAGGAAATCTGGAATCAGTCATCTGATACACCAGGtagaaaataaagcaaaataaatacaCAAGGTGTTATGGTGATCAGATTATTATGATTGTGGAGGCTCTTTATTGCTATGGAGGTTCTGTATTACTATTCTAAAAGCCTGCGTTAATAAACTGTATTTCCATGCAAGTCTGTATCATTTGTAACCAGCGAATGTTACTGGGACTAGCAGTACCCTTCTctctccatccatcaatccatccatccacccagatGGCATAATATTGTGTGATGTAATGTTAGCTGCCTGTGGCTATACGTGTACACGACTCTTGTGATATTTATAGTGTCGATGAATGCTAGGAGGGGGATACTATTGCACATTAATGAAAACAAAGCCGCACCCATAGCAGCACAATGCAATAAGAGCTCTGATGTGCCTCCAACCCCGGCAACGCTCAGCCAGTTCCAGAAATGGGGACTTCCACAATGCCCAACCTGGAGCCCACTGTGGGCCCAGGCACGCCTTGGTCTGGCTGCTCTGAGGTCACATCTAGGGGAGACACCCAGACACCCACCAAACCATGGCTGGCTGGATCCTTCCCCGCCAAGAGGAGATTGATATAACCAGCAAGCAGATAGACACAAAGATAAGTGTCCCTGATAATAGAAAGACATTGATCTGTAAATAAAGGCATGATCAGACCCTCTCACTAATTACTGTTTGTTTAGAGAGCTGAAGGCGCATAAACAATTACAAGTGTGAGCACAAGTGCGAGTTTAACCAAGAACCACCGAGCATAAATAAATCACGGCTAGATGATTATAATGGAAAGGGGTAGTAACTGGTCTACTGGCACTGACTGATTTTATACTGCAGAGGAGTAGTAACTGGTCTCCTGGTCCTGTGGTTTTATACTGGAGAGGGGTAGTATTGGTCTCCTGGCCCTATGATTTTTTTTACTGGAGAGGAGTAGTAACTGGTCTCCTGGCACTGTCAGATTTTATACTGCAGAGGAGTAATAACTGGTCTCCTGGCACTGCCTGATTTTATACTGCAAAGGAGTAGTAACTGGTCTCCTGACACTGCCTGATTTTATACTGCAAAGGAGTAGTAACTGGTCTCCTGACACTGCCTGATTTTATACTGCAAAGGAGTAGTAACTGGTCTCCTGACACTGCCTGATTTTATACTGCAGAGGAGTAGTAACTGGTCTCCTGGCCCTATGATTTTATACTGGAGAGGGGTAGTATTGGTCTCCTGGCCCTATGATTTTGTTTACTGGAGAGGAGTAGTAACTGGTCTACTGGCACTGTCAGATTTTATACTGCAGAGGAGTAATAACTGGTCTCCTGGCACTGCCT
This window contains:
- the ZIC2 gene encoding zinc finger protein ZIC 2 translates to MLLDAGPQFPALGVGTFARHHHHHHHHHAAVAAAAAAAAEMQERELSLAQNSFVEPAHMGAFKLNPAGGSGGGNGGSSGGGAGSAGVAGSSGPHDLSPPGQSSAFTSQAGYPTSALAPHAAYTGAAFNSPRDFIFRGRGFAEGAAAAGGGQHGLFGPPAGSLHHHPHHHQLSHGEHPQSHLLFPGIHEQHAAASQNALGGQMRLGLPGEVFGRTDQYRQVSSPRGDPYTAAQLHNQYGPMNMGMNMAAHHHHHHHHPGAFFRYMRQQCIKQELICKWVEPEQLSNPKKGCNKTFSTMHELVTHVSVEHVGGPEQSNHICFWEECPREGKPFKAKYKLVNHIRVHTGEKPFPCPFPGCGKVFARSENLKIHKRTHTGEKPFQCEFEGCDRRFANSSDRKKHMHVHTSDKPYLCKMCDKSYTHPSSLRKHMKVHESSPQGSESSPAASSGYESSTPPGLVSPNTETQSTNLSPAGAAVSAVHSVASGAAGPLSSNFNEWYV